The nucleotide window aaaaagcgtttattttcCTATAAACAACATTTGTGTTATAATAACAAGGATGGGCTTTTTCACGAGATTGCCAGCGAAATCCAACGTCATTCACATGAAAGAAACATACTGAACAAAATGGCGTCGCTCAGAAATTCTTTATAATTGGACACTGAAGTTTCAAAAAGATCACttaattatacttattttttGCCGGTAATTGTTAAACAGTCTATTGGCacgattttaattatttaaaaataaacttccTTTCATCTTGCTTCATCCAAGATTACCTGTAGAAGAGGAATTGAATCATCTTCAATCGAGACAGCTTGCAATTTGGTTATTTTGGGCGATTTAATAGAGAGCGTGACGTCATCAGgagaattgcaaaaaaaaaaagtttgtcaACGGAATGCATCATTGTCATCTCAGTGTACATAAACCAGAATCTGTATTGCAAAAGAAAATACAGTCGGATCAATAATCTGATTAcgcatatatatgtatgtatcgATGAAAACACGAGAGATGTGTTGCAATTACAATGCCCAGCCCAGCAAGTTTTTCTAGAAGCGTTTCTCATGAAAGATGCCACTACATCGACCTACGGCTACCTGGTGTTAGGATTCTCTTGACTTCAGCTATGAAAAGAGGCGTAACGTGTGACAACCAATATCTTTTCAAACGAAGATATAGTGGTTTATCAATCCATATAAAGAGAACACCTTTCATCAATTATTTCATCTGCAAGACTTTATAGCGAAAAGGTTCCAACATGCAGAAAATGGTGTGGTTGCCCTACGAGAGATACCAACGTTTATTGTCAAGAAAGCACGAGtgaaataatgtttgaaaaatggaATTAAACCAAAAGCAAACGAACATACATACCAGCCATCAAGGCAAGTCCTGCTTCTGCAGACGGATAATAATCACCAGGAATATTTGCCAAACACGTCAGAGTTTGTAATGCATTGTGGGCATTAACCTTAAGACTATCGACCGTGAAAGATCCGCGATAAGAAGTGAACACAGCGTTCTTGTCTTTCATTGTAGTTGTAGAAACATGTGGCTTCTCGTCATTAAGTAAGAGGTGCATTACTGGTTTTGGGTTGCTGCCTGATGCATCACATTTCACctaaatgaatataaaacattACCAAAGAAATATTTGGGTATCTTTCTCAACAAACAGGTCCAACTCGGTCAATAACGGAAACAAAAAGAGGTTGTTTGTATGAATTAAAACTTGCTTTTATCATCCCAATATGAGTGAAGTCATGGACACATTTGACAAATTGTCCAATCACGAATTTCACCGTCGAACTTATTATCAAACTTTGTGGTAAAGATAAATGAAGCCGAAGAAGAAAAGAGTGAgactaggttttttttttttttttttttttttttgatattatgattattatattttaaactttgCAAGATTAAGGTGTTATCTGAAACTTGCATAATATAAGGTATAAGAAAACccaaagtgtttgttttataagtatgtaaacaagaggaccaaagtGGCCCTACATAAATCACCTGAGAACCATGGTCAACAAAGATTGTAAATAACTGCTTCCTAAATAAAGTGGAGAGTAacgacccaatttcaaactcgacaaagaaatcatcaaggcaaacattatgcgcaagtttcatgaagactgaacgtaaaatgtggcctctagagtattcacaaggtTTTAATTTGATTAGTCcgggtgacgtagtttttgaccccagaaaaccCATTTTCCAAactgaccgagatatcatcaagagaaaATTCTAACAAGCTTTCATGATAATTGGGCTTAAAATGTGGCTTCTGTagtgtacacaaggtttttctttgatttgattggatggcctggtttttgaccccagacgacccagttttgaactctaCTGAGAAATTACCAAATTGAATTAAAACATTATGATATGTTTTCCAGAAACGATTGGACTTATAAGTGCGACCTCTAGCGTGTTCatgatgtttttctttgattttggaaggtgtcctagtttttgaccccagacgatccagtttcgaacttgaccgagatgtcatcaagacaaacacttttACAAGTTCCCATGACAAAAATAATGGACTTTAAATTTTTAgtgtgttcacaaggttttcatttgatttgaccggatgacctagttttttacccaaaattACCCAGTTTCTAACTCATTcaagaaatcatcaaggcaaacactATGACTAAGATTCATGACAACTGGTCTTAAAATGTGACCTCTGTGttcaaaaggttttttctttgatttgagagggtgacctagtttttgactccagacgacccaggttcgaacttggcctagagatcaccaagataaatattctgaccaagtttcaggaagataaaTAGATAATCCAGCCTCTAAAGTGTTTGCAAGGTAAAATGCtaacgacagacgccggacaaaTGTTGATAACAATAGTTCACCTTGAGAACTTCATGCTCATGTGAACTTAAAAGTTAACTTACACTAAGGTGTTGATCAGAGTATTTTGTATTTAGTTAAGCTGGTGTTTGCAGTTGTCCAATGATGTGTAACAAACACCAAGATCAATACAAGAAGAAAATTccatatgaatttttaaaatttgtcagCTAATATGCCagtacaaaatttgaaattaatgacAGTCCTCATTCTGGATGTCAATATGCACCTACCATATACTGTCCTGGAGTCAGATTGACTTGCGTAGCATTTTTGGTAACAGCCTTCTTAGACGATGCAATAATATTGTGTTCAGCGTCATGAATTTCAATAGATACTGACTCGACAGGGTCTGAAACAAGTTAAAGTAAGTTGAAAGATGAACAGAATGTCATCAACCACTGATTGCAAGGGTAGTGctttaatataatgaaaatattactgaattcttttttattaaagtttgtcTTAGAATTAAGAAAATAACTGCAGAAAGGAGTCATACTTACTGACAGTTTAATGTTTTAAGTAGTATACTATACTTCTAGAATTATAGTATTTGTACATTCTAtatatttgcaataatgtccgaGCCATAAAATTGATGCAAGATTTTTGTTGATTAAATTACTATTTATCTTAGTCTCATATATCGAGGGCTCATTGCAAAACTAGTCTATCTGCCTCTATTTCTATATaaacttagactagtttcgcgttgaaccctcgatatatgCAAGTTTTTACATGTTGCCGTTTGTTATTAAAATCCTCCTTAAATAAACAAATCTGATCCATGGTAAGGTTCAAACCCGGTTGAATGAAAGGTCAAGCGTTTTTGAGCCAGTACCGAGCCAGGGATTTCTATGATACTAATTAAACTACAGCTATCGCTAAATGTGTTTTATACTCCCTTGCCCCCTACAATACTGCTTCGCCAGAGGAAATAGTCTTGGGGGTATAACTTCACAATGATCTTGCATATGAGAATTCATTTGAACCCCTTTAACTAATGGAAGTAATTCGAAACCGGAGTTATAAATGTAACTCTTGTGAAAAACACCCTTCAAATTTTGTGCGAGTACAAAATATGTAAACTTACTGAGGACAGTGAGCTTGACTTCCTTACTATCGAGCAAAGTATCACCGTTCGTAAGGGAACAGCGGTATACACCATCATCAGCTCGTGTTACTCCTGTTTAAAACGACAAAAATGTCTTCACcatcacatatttattattttcttcaaaatactaCATTCTccattgttctttattttacagataaaactttagctaaatatcaaaatatcaaaaaatgtggaaattttttacttataaaattACAGTATAATATAACTATGATAAGTtctgtttataattatatattattatgattatgttttataaatttaacaCATTATCaaaaaaacagttttcaatgttaAAGTGTCAGAAAGATAGTTGCCTACATTTTTCAGGGTTTATATCACATTGTTTAAATCAATGCACGAAGATTTACTTTGGAGAAAACTCTGTACTAATTTAACATTatcaagagctcgtagaacacgaaatgccagccttgatgcattcagtaaccgcacaaggaacagaaattatttggtcactgtgcactagacatttgacgtactgacctcaaatcaatattTATGGGtaatttaccagtcataagtgacctctgtatcaagtgtaatcttaaaccaaagcattctgtAGTTAATTGGcaaaaacagttttactgttctgcgtcaatatgaccttgaactttgacctactgacctcaaaatcaatagaggtcttctactggtcatgatcagcctATTATGTTTCTTGATTAAGGCcaaaacgttctcaagttatcgttctGAAACGCTTTTACTGTTCcgtgtcactttgaccttgacctttgacttattgacctcaaaataaataagggTTATTGGTGGTTAtgtcaacctccctatcaagtttcgtgatcctaggctgttctcaagttatcgtctggaaaccgtttaaatggtctgggctactgtgaccttgacctttagccttcTAACCTCAaagcaatagggatcatttactggTCATGTCCAAACCCTCTATAAACTTTCAAGATCCTAGACCCCATCGTTCTTGAGTTGTCATCCGCACACTAATTTGTCTACATACCGGCCTACCGACATCTACAAAGcaatatatccctccttcttcgaaaTCAACATCACAATTTGGTAAGGTTGTAAATCAATTTGACAGTCTGAAATTGAGTTATGGTATGGTACCTTTTGTCATGCGCTGACTCAGTTGTCATGTTTTTTGTATACTGAACTTTGCAATATAAACGAACCAAAATTTTATCTACTTCACATATAAAATTAGCAtttttgaatatcatttttttatttcatactgaAATGTGTTCATCAAACATAAGGAAAATAAGCATCAAAGGAACATATTAGTGCAATATATCTTAACATGCTAATACATGCAGCGCTGGACATGCTCTATCACTGTGCTCAGCCAGTTAGGTGGATTTACTGTAATAATGCCAACTGGCGTTACTTACTGTATATACAAGTAAAATACTGTAATAAATCAGGTCCATGCAGTGCATTTTCATTACCACAGAAATAACAAAGGATAATCCTACCAAGCACTTTCAAGGTatgtttttgtaaaattagaatATTTATGGTTTTGCTTTGGTATTCCTAAGGAAGGTTTTTTATAGGCCATTCTGTTCAGCGGTTTTGGAAAGATATTGGTATTGGAGAAATAACAGCGTAGATGGAAAATGAAACAATGTGGTTGGGGATCTAGGCACATTGATTGGACACAAAAATGTGTGACGATGATGACAATTATGCTGATAATATTAGAACATGATATTagtaaaaataatacaaactACTATACTGTGCACCTGTGATGTTAATAACAAATGTGTAGAAGCCTTCAGGGTTGTCATAATAGAAATTGAATCGTGCCTCGGGGCCATGGAACAAGGCCGTCGCATTATTTGCTATGTAGAATAGTTCAGTTAGCTTTAGCTCTCTGCCGTTGGAAATAAATGTCCATATAACcctgaaagaaaaacattgtacatataaagaaaaaagtgTATTAAACAATGCCCAACATACACAAGGAGCCAGAGGTATAGGCAGCCCAGGGTCACAgaattttccatttttcaaaaagaAGGCATAGACT belongs to Mercenaria mercenaria strain notata unplaced genomic scaffold, MADL_Memer_1 contig_3334, whole genome shotgun sequence and includes:
- the LOC128552968 gene encoding uncharacterized protein LOC128552968 is translated as MSVIWTFISNGRELKLTELFYIANNATALFHGPEARFNFYYDNPEGFYTFVINITGAQYSRVTRADDGVYRCSLTNGDTLLDSKEVKLTVLNPVESVSIEIHDAEHNIIASSKKAVTKNATQVNLTPGQYMVKCDASGSNPKPVMHLLLNDEKPHVSTTTMKDKNAVFTSYRGSFTVDSLKVNAHNALQTLTCLANIPGDYYPSAEAGLALMA